The following are encoded in a window of Thermoanaerobaculia bacterium genomic DNA:
- a CDS encoding zinc-binding dehydrogenase → MAERGRSRAWIVEKFGGPERLTLSGRDDPSPGRGEVRLRTAAIGLNFADLFVRAGAYPNTPPAPMVPGMEISGVIDAVGAGVDGFEIGQRAVAVPIFGGHAESVVCPAERVFPIPDGADLVEAAALPVAFLTADYALSAGDGRAGERLVVTAAAGGVGSALLQLAGRRGLRTLALVGSEAKLDLCRRLGAEAVGLYGSAEALLDAGFEGRADLVVDAIGGRLFRRLWRRLDRGGRYVLYGFAAASRPGGVARFRAALELAAMGIVVPYRTIQECRTLVGFNLSLLPGRTARLRESAREIFRKWRAGEIAPILGPRFSFERLPDAHRALAGRATTGKVLVVVRS, encoded by the coding sequence ATGGCGGAAAGGGGTCGTTCGCGCGCCTGGATCGTCGAGAAGTTCGGAGGGCCGGAGAGGCTGACGCTTTCCGGGCGCGACGACCCGTCTCCCGGCCGCGGAGAGGTGCGGCTCCGCACGGCGGCGATCGGGCTGAACTTCGCCGATCTCTTCGTCCGCGCGGGCGCGTACCCGAATACTCCGCCGGCGCCGATGGTCCCGGGAATGGAGATCTCGGGCGTCATCGACGCGGTCGGCGCCGGCGTCGACGGTTTCGAGATCGGCCAGCGGGCCGTGGCCGTTCCGATCTTCGGCGGACACGCGGAGTCGGTCGTCTGTCCCGCCGAGCGCGTGTTCCCGATTCCGGACGGCGCCGATCTCGTCGAGGCCGCGGCGCTTCCCGTCGCCTTTCTGACCGCCGACTACGCGCTGTCGGCCGGCGACGGGCGCGCCGGCGAGCGGCTCGTCGTCACCGCGGCGGCCGGGGGCGTGGGGAGCGCTCTCCTCCAGCTCGCCGGCAGGCGGGGACTGCGGACGCTCGCCCTGGTCGGATCGGAAGCCAAGCTCGATCTTTGCCGGCGGCTCGGCGCGGAAGCCGTCGGGCTCTACGGATCCGCCGAAGCGCTGCTCGATGCCGGATTCGAAGGGCGCGCCGACCTCGTCGTCGACGCGATCGGCGGGCGGCTCTTCCGGAGGCTCTGGCGGCGTCTCGACCGGGGCGGACGCTACGTGCTCTACGGTTTTGCGGCGGCGTCGCGGCCGGGAGGCGTCGCGCGGTTTCGCGCGGCCCTGGAGCTCGCGGCCATGGGAATCGTCGTTCCCTATCGGACGATCCAGGAATGCCGGACGCTCGTCGGATTCAACCTCTCGCTCCTGCCCGGCCGGACCGCGCGCCTGCGGGAGAGCGCGCGAGAGATCTTCCGGAAGTGGCGCGCGGGAGAGATCGCCCCGATCCTCGGGCCGCGATTTTCCTTCGAGCGCCTCCCGGACGCGCACCGCGCGCTCGCCGGCCGCGCCACGACCGGCAAGGTGCTGGTGGTCGTGCGTTCCTGA